A DNA window from Ostrea edulis chromosome 5, xbOstEdul1.1, whole genome shotgun sequence contains the following coding sequences:
- the LOC125650717 gene encoding structure-specific endonuclease subunit slx1-like: protein MDASAELEQFFGVYLLYNVNPQFKGRTYIGFTVNPNRRIQQHNKGKQAGGAWRTHGRGPWEMVLVIHGFPNEISALRFEWAWQNPKKSRRLKHLPAKTKKETPFQYKFRIVSVMLNTCPWCRFALTIRWLKQQYIQDFSLEFSPPAHMPIAYGPIRIKKNAANKKSKSGASDSQGDDDELLSLLRKNEKHIRCSICRERLKASDSNLKCVHPKCSMQAHIICLAKRFLTNQPGQIIPVDGKCPLCRAVILWGDLIRAKQGCYQNLEECTSAEEDMGEDDWTEELQSQVT, encoded by the coding sequence ATGGACGCATCGGCAGAATTGGAACAATTTTTCGGtgtgtatttactgtataaCGTCAACCCACAGTTTAAAGGCAGGACTTATATTGGATTCACGGTGAACCCAAACAGGCGAATCCAACAACATAACAAAGGGAAACAGGCAGGCGGGGCCTGGAGGACGCATGGTCGGGGACCGTGGGAAATGGTGCTTGTCATTCATGGGTTTCCAAATGAGATCTCAGCATTGCGATTCGAATGGGCGTGGCAAAATCCAAAGAAGTCTAGAAGGTTGAAACATTTACCCGCAAAAACGAAGAAAGAGACACCGTTTCAGTATAAATTCCGAATTGTCTCTGTCATGCTAAATACGTGCCCCTGGTGCAGGTTTGCATTAACCATTCGGTGGTTAAAACAGCAGTACATTCAGGACTTTTCCCTGGAGTTCAGTCCGCCAGCGCACATGCCCATAGCATACGGTCCCATTAGAATAAAAAAGAATGCAGCAAATAAAAAAAGTAAATCGGGGGCATCCGACAGTCAAGGTGATGACGATGAATTACTGAGTCTCCTCAGGAAAAACGAGAAACACATCAGGTGCAGTATTTGTAGAGAGCGTTTGAAGGCCAGTGATAGTAATCTGAAGTGTGTTCATCCAAAGTGTTCAATGCAGGCCCATATCATATGCTTGGCCAAGCGGTTTCTTACAAACCAGCCTGGACAGATCATTCCAGTGGACGGGAAGTGTCCTTTGTGTCGGGCAGTAATCCTGTGGGGAGATCTGATCCGGGCCAAACAAGGCTGCTATCAAAACTTGGAGGAATGTACGAGTGCAGAAGAGGACATGGGGGAAGACGACTGGACAGAAGAACTGCAGAGTCAGGTCACCTGA